From Penicillium psychrofluorescens genome assembly, chromosome: 1, one genomic window encodes:
- a CDS encoding uncharacterized protein (ID:PFLUO_001805-T1.cds;~source:funannotate), with translation MPEIYAPHPDFGFTRDFKGYGEKGLEGLKWPNNAKIAVSFVINYEEGGERSVLSGDGVAETNLREHPGEARLNERNYNAESEYEYGSRVGFWRLFKMFEKHQMKFTLYAVAQAVEQQPEVATRCVEAGHDVASHAYRWVDHHDWSIEKEKEYIRKGITSLKSMTGYAPKGWYYGRPSPHSRALIPQVYEEMGEELVWASDTYADDVPYWIDLPLEREKKDPKGCLMLPYSYDCNDFKFHVAGSGFRDPSSFTTHLKNAFDVLYEEGEEADQPKMMTIGLHCRIIGRPGRFKALRDFVEYISQKEGVWVATRTEIAEAFREQFPYKKGQLA, from the exons ATGCCTGAGATCTACGCTCCTCATCCCGACTTCGGGTTTACTCGGGACTTTAAAGGATATGGCGAGAAAGGCCTCGAGGGTCTAAAATGGCCAAACAATGCGAAGATCGCTGTCTCCTTTGTCATCAATTACGAGGAA GGCGGCGAGCGCTCCGTACTGTCTGGTGACGGGGTTGCTGAGACCAATCTCCGCGAACACCCTGGCGAAGCCCGACTCAACGAACGCAACTACAACGCCGAGTCCGAATATGAATATGGGTCCCGCGTCGGGTTCTGGCGCCTGTTCAAGATGTTTGAAAAACACCAAATGAAGTTCACACTCTACGCGGTAGCTCAGGCGGTTgagcagcagccagaggTAGCTACTCGGTGTGTCGAGGCGGGTCACGATGTAGCTTCGCACGCGTACCGCTGGGTAGATCACCACGACTGGTCCAtcgagaaagagaaggaatATATTCGCAAGGGTATTACTAGCCTCAAGAGCATGACTGGATATGCACCAAAGGGATGGTACTATGGACGCCCATCGCCGCACAGCCGGGCCTTGATTCCTCAGGTCTATGAGGAGAtgggcgaggagctggtctGGGCCAGTGACACGTATGCGGACGATGTACCGTACTGGATTGACCTGCCCTTAgagcgagagaagaaggatccTAAGGGGTGTTTGATGCTTCCATACAGCTATGACTGCAACGACTTCAAATTCCATGTTGCAGGCTCGGGATTCCGCGATCCTAGCAGTTTCACTACTCATCTCAAGAACGCCTTTGACGTCCTCtatgaagaaggagaggaggcTGATCAGCCTAAGATGATGACTATTGGGTTGCACTGCCGTATTATCGGTCGACCTGGTCGCTTCAAGGCTCTTCGAGACTTTGTCGAGTACATATCACAGAAAGAGGGAGTGTGGGTGGCTACAAGGACGGAAATTGCGGAGGCTTTTCGAGAGCAGTTCCCGTACAAAAAGGGACAGCTGGCATAA
- a CDS encoding uncharacterized protein (ID:PFLUO_001806-T1.cds;~source:funannotate): MARRLRIPTGTELIAPFKSKKAIVNFLQVNDNDEITFGDSRWSNKDLEPTRREHRTWTWYNLPLYWFSNQFSLTGCNTGSSLVSAGLSWQHSFISCVLGAFLASVVVVCMARPGAKYHIGYPVLCRSSMGMYGSYFFIFIRAMVCIIWYGIQTYYGASILSVIFRCIFGSSWENFHNTLAENANISSKVLLAFFIVWLLEFPFMWIHPRHIHYIFTVKGFTMPIAAFAIFGWCMATGGGVKALDLASETAAAASTPLGWSVMSGINVIMGGLSPMLVNQPDLARYCQKPQDAGVLQGISVFVTSVIVFFLGLATTTSMQSVWGEAYWNIWDLLDAMLDHYWTPGARAGVFFIGLAFLLGVFATNFGANTIPFGSDVTGLFPRWLTIRRGQVLCSILGVAVVPWKLIASASAFLSFLGSYNIFMAPLCAIIIVDYAFVRRGNLHIPSCYNGSQGGLYYHWSGVNWVAVVAWLLGTTMGIPGLIGQYQPAIVSEAAQNMYKMGWILTFVTAGVVYLVGSLFVPYKVFPAGRESSPKEWEWLANEGREGFFEDETGHDFIEALSTPSVTDGEEVHLGEKGSKSHV; the protein is encoded by the exons ATGGCCCGTCGATTACGCATCCCAACAGGGACGGAGCTCATCGCTCCTTTCAAGTCCAAAAAGGCAATTGTCAACTTCCTTCAAGTGAACGACAACGACGAGATTACCTTCGGCGACTCGAGATGGTCTAACAAAGATCTGGAGCCCACACGGCGCGAACATCGAACCTGGACATG GTATAATTTGCCTCTGTATTGGTTTTCCAATCAGTTTAGCTTGACGGGTTGTAACACGGGTTCATCTCTTGTTTCTGCCGGTTTG TCATGGCAACATTCATTCATATCGTGTGTACTTGGAGCTTTCCTGGCCTCGGTCGTGGTAGTTTGTATGGCAAGACCAGGTGCCAAGTACCACATTGGGTA CCCAGTCCTTTGTCGCTCGAGTATGGGCATGTACGGATCATATTTCTTCATTTTCATCCGTGCGATGGTATGCATTATTTGGTATGG AATCCAAACATACTACGGCGCATCGATATTGTCCGTCATTTTCAGGTGTATCTTTGGAAGTAGCTGGGAGAACTTCCACAATACCCTGGCCGAGAATGCAAATATCTCGTCCAAGGTTCTTCTAGCATTTTTCATCGTTTGGCTTCTAGAATTTCCCTTC ATGTGGATTCACCCGCGGCACATTCACTATATCTTTACTGTCAAAGGATTTACCATGCCGATTGCCGCATTTGCGATCTTCGGATGGTGCATGGCAACCGGAGGGGGCGTCAAGGCTTTGGATCTTGCATCTgagacagcagcagcagcctcaacGCCTCTTGGCTGGAGCGTAATGTCTGGTATTAATGTCATCATGGGCGGTTTATCTCCGATGCTGGTCAACCAGCCTGATCTGGCTAGGTACTGCCAAAAGCCGCAAGATGCAGGTGTTCTTCAAGGAATCAGCGTTTTTGTCACTTCCGTCATTGTGTTTTTTCTCGGTCTGGCAACGACAACCTCAATGCAAAGTGTCTGGGGAGAGGCTTATTGGAATATTTGGGATCTCCTAGATGCCATGCTTGATCACTACTGGACGCCTGGAGCGCGGGCGGGTGTCTTCTTTATTGGTCTTGCCTTCTTGCTTGGCGTATTCGCGACCAACTTCGGCGCCAACACAATCCCATTTGGCTCGGATGTGACAGGCTTATTTCCACGATGGCTGACTATCAGGAGAGGTCAGGTCTTGTGTTCTATCTTGGGTGTTGCAGTGGTACCGTGGAAGTTGATCGCCAGTGCCTCCGCCTTCCTCTCATTTCTTGGGAGCTACAACATTTTCATGGCGCCCCTGTGTGCCATTATCATCGTGGACTATGCTTTTgtccgccgaggaaatcTCCACATTCCCTCTTGCTACAATGGAAGTCAAGGTGGTCTTTACTACCATTGGTCCGGTGTCAACTGGGTGGCGGTTGTCGCATGGCTTCTGGGAACTACAATGGGAATCCCCGGGCTTATTGGACAGTATCAACCGGCTATTGTCAGTGAGGCGGCCCAAAATATGTACAAGATGGGTTGGATTCTGACATTCGTGACTGCTGGTGTGGTCTACTTGGTGGGCTCGCTGTTTGTTCCATACAAAGTCTTCCCTGCAGGGAGAGAGTCGTCGCCTAAAGAATGGGAATGGCTGGCTAATGAAGGACGTgagggcttcttcgaggatgAAACCGGCCACGATTTTATCGAAGCGCTTTCAACACCGTCTGTGACTGATGGGGAGGAAGTACATCTTGGCGAGAAAGGGTCGAAGAGTCATGTCTGA
- a CDS encoding uncharacterized protein (ID:PFLUO_001804-T1.cds;~source:funannotate), giving the protein MISVGAVLAVLFVLYEWKLALLPIMPLRLYRAPHCSALYVQTFLTGLAYYGNFFYLPIYFQSILKKSALVSGALLLPVVIPTSFTSILSGQYMSRVGSYMHCILAGFVLWTLGSGLTLLFDEKTQLGPLVGILIIEGAGIGLTLQPTLVGMYANSRSEDRAVTTGLRNFIRTLGGAFGLVMSGVILSNTLSQDLSANGVLAKSLIPQLTSSTYALDELDLSAAVKEQILVDYMRGLHYILIFYTCCSGLSLIFTAFVGNTSLKSTRLESGEADKKSDSAKRGSQNEELDLENGTTEDEGVLPNVFPVTKIQSA; this is encoded by the coding sequence ATGATCAGCGTCGGTGCTGTTCTCGCCGTGCTGTTTGTGCTTTACGAATGGAAACTGGCATTATTGCCGATCATGCCACTGCGATTGTATCGAGCACCACACTGTTCCGCTCTTTACGTTCAGACATTTCTCACAGGGTTGGCATACTATGGAAACTTCTTCTATTTGCCAATCTATTTTCAGTCGATCCTCAAGAAGTCTGCGTTGGTGTCgggtgcgcttcttcttcctgtcgTGATTCCCACCTCGTTCACTTCAATCTTGTCCGGGCAATACATGAGTCGAGTGGGGAGCTATATGCACTGCATTCTTGCTGGATTTGTGCTGTGGACTCTGGGTAGTGGCCTTACTCTGCTTTTTGATGAGAAGACGCAGCTCGGCCCCCTGGTAGGTATTTTGATCATTGAAGGAGCCGGGATAGGACTGACGCTTCAACCCACCCTGGTGGGTATGTATGCGAATAGCCGCAGCGAGGATCGAGCCGTTACAACGGGTTTGCGCAATTTTATTCGCACCCTCGGTGGAGCATTTGGTCTGGTGATGTCCGGTGTCATTCTCTCCAACACTCTAAGCCAGGATCTGTCGGCGAATGGTGTTCTGGCAAAATCTCTCATACCACAACTTACCTCGTCGACTTACGCACTTGACGAACTTGACCTCTCTGCCGCTGTCAAAGAACAGATTCTTGTGGATTACATGAGAGGTCTGCACTATATTTTAATTTTCTATACCTGCTGCTCTGGCTTGAGTCTGATCTTTACTGCTTTCGTTGGTAATACGAGTTTGAAATCGACTAGACTTGAGTCTGGAGAAGCAGATAAGAAGTCGGACTCGGCGAAAAGGGGGAGTCAAAATGAAGAGCTTGATTTGGAGAACGGGACCACGGAGGACGAAGGAGTTCTGCCAAATGTATTTCCTGTGACAAAGATACAGTCAGCATGA
- a CDS encoding uncharacterized protein (ID:PFLUO_001807-T1.cds;~source:funannotate), with amino-acid sequence MSNKETELYRLSAVEVVSRIQAGQLTVEQYARSLLSRIEARDPVVKAWAYLNPEYVIKQAKAVDAVAPQDRGPLHGVAVAVKDIIYTKDMPTQFGSSIYQGSAPEVDAASIIILRQAGALILGKTTTTEFAATTQGTQTTNPHDPSRTPGGSSSGSGAAVADFQAPVGLGTQTGGSTIRPGSFNGIYAIKPTWNAISREGQKIYSIILDTIGLYARSAADLDLLADVFALQDDDPVSQPFRIEGAKFAICKTMAWDQVGKGTAAAIEKAKELLEAQGAQVEHVELPEVLNGFSEWYSAVINSEGRTAFLSEYRTSKTKISSQLIGQVENKSGISRAAQLVAFDKIAAARPVMDELIGQYAAFIVPSVPDEAPLGLESTGSAAFNLLWTVGLPHSIPDSHKDAKLPY; translated from the exons ATGTCCAATAAGGAAACGGAGCTCTATCGACTCTCAGCAGTCGAGGTAGTATCTCGAATTCAGGCCGGACAATTGACCGTCGAACAATACGCAAGATCACTGCTGTCACGGATTGAGGCGCGTGACCCTGTGGTCAAAGCCTGGGCCTATCTCAATCCTGAATATGTGATCAAGCAGGCGAAAGCCGTGGATGCTGTTGCGCCTCAGGACCGCGGGCCACTACATGGCGTTGCCGTTGCTGTAAAAGACATCATCTACACAAAAG ACATGCCAACACAATTCGGCTCCTCTATCTATCAGGGCTCCGCACCAGAAGTCGACGCAGCAtcgatcatcatcctccgACAGGCAGGAGCTCTCATCCTGGGCAAAACCACAACGACCGAGTTCGCTGCCACGACGCAAGGAACGCAGACAACCAATCCTCACGATCCCTCGCGGACGCCCGGGGGATCGTCGTCCGGGTCTGGGGCTGCCGTTGCGGACTTCCAAGCTCCTGTCGGCCTGGGCACTCAGACGGGTGGCAGTACCATCCGGCCCGGATCGTTCAATGGGATATACGCCATCAAACCAACCTGGAACGCGATCTCGCGGGAAGGGCAAAAGATTTATTCCATAATCCTGGACACGATTGGGCTGTATGCCCGCAGTGCTGCCGACTTGGATCTCCTGGCAGATGTCTTTGCGCTTCAGGATGACGATCCCGTGTCTCAACCGTTCAGAATCGAAGGTGCAAAGTTCGCGATTTGCAAGACCATGGCCTGGGATCAGGTTGGGAAAGGGACTGCAGCGGCGATAGAAAAGGCGAAAGAACTACTCGAAGCCCAGGGTGCTCAAGTCGAACATGTGGAGCTGCCTGAGGTACTGAATGGGTTTTCAGAGTGGTATAGTGCAGTCATAAACTCCGAAGGAAGAACCGCCTTCCTGTCCGAATACCGGACGTCGAAGACCAAGATTTCTAGTCAACTGATCGGACAGGTCGAGAATAAGAGTGGGATTTCCCGTGCTGCGCAACTGGTCGCGTTTGATAAGATTGCAGCGGCGAGGCCGGTCATGGATGAACTCATAGGGCAGTACGCAGCTTTTATTGTGCCGAGCGTACCTGACGAGGCACCGCTAGGCCTTGAATCAACTGGGTCTGCTGCATTTAATCTGCTTTGGACGGTAGGTTTGCCTCATTCAATTCCTGATTCGCATAAAGATGCGAAACTACCGTACTAA
- a CDS encoding uncharacterized protein (ID:PFLUO_001808-T1.cds;~source:funannotate), which produces MPCAPGSEASIVRIAGAGFRLSLLLNAAACQLAQSRIDIHSIAKGISLFALTLKHVGQTLEAADLERSPEATEKAWEIAGQGQMVFFEIEHMLDKLKGTDANDNLQNIPVQERLRWCFPKQHVTYLLAQLESLKLSLIVVLRILQLGNLIKSSADNLPSPLTVDDAIAQEKAETQNMIIVRYWSVKRLDRLWDMVEQEATEAANDETNQMINSNYSAPNTAAVLKPLVAATKGFELTRLPAVTFGNSDVGLSDIERSPKDMVHLSESAMNQLLSVWVPSLDPTLLRDAGKPAHGDESYGQPRVYISSDSECDPKDLDFDGREVRGYYLEGNTVDWRKPQSQEARYHAAQMRKQYSTYQAQVESDSDDDNERGRNSRRNNKRATGSSDENEQRSAEPPRPSLSIPVNGGGRVHSSSMPSRYSPTSTTRQPAPYSSNSFLQPTMAPQQPPPQNAPGPPPPQQPYRHYSNQDYSSTPRSIPITQPNQFNQQPPLAAMPNSSPRGTPPGPGEPWGRQPVYNSNNLHIPRHYASAYPLSTSSPESGWAGPPRPPQQSPSYSHRRPTRDDGKEAKERDRERHKNLTRNATRGLAGVGAIAGFMDALEAFNIL; this is translated from the coding sequence ATGCCATGTGCACCAGGCTCCGAGGCTTCCATTGTCCGCATCGCAGGTGCTGGGTTTCGCCTCTCCCTGCTCCTCAACGCGGCCGCCTGTCAGCTCGCACAATCCCGCATCGATATCCACAGCATCGCAAAGGGGATCTCGCTCTTTGCGCTGACCCTCAAACATGTGGGACAGACGCTGGAGGCCGCGGATCTGGAGCGGTCCCCCGAGGCCACCGAGAAGGCTTGGGAGATCGCCGGCCAGGGCCAAATGGTTTTCTTCGAAATCGAACACATGCTGGACAAACTGAAAGGAACCGACGCGAATGACAACCTCCAGAATATTCCAGTCCAGGAGCGTCTCAGATGGTGCTTTCCGAAACAGCACGTCACCTATCTGTTGGCCCAGTTGGAGTCTCTGAAACTTTCTCTCATCGTGGTGCTGCGGATCTTGCAGCTGGGCAATCTGATCAAGTCCAGCGCGGACAatcttccctcccctctGACTGTGGACGATGCGATTGCCCAGGAGAAAgcagaaacacaaaacatGATCATCGTGCGGTACTGGTCGGTCAAACGTCTGGATCGTTTGTGGGATATGGTGGAACAGGAGGCGACGGAGGCCGCCAACGACGAGACCAACCAGATGATCAACTCCAATTACTCGGCACCGAACACCGCCGCGGTATTGAAACCGTTGGTCGCTGCGACTAAAGGTTTTGAACTGACCCGCCTCCCCGCGGTGACCTTTGGGAATAGTGACGTGGGGCTGAGTGACATTGAACGATCGCCCAAGGACATGGTTCACTTGTCTGAGAGTGCCATGAACCAACTGCTGTCGGTCTGGGTACCCTCCCTGGACCCTACTCTACTGCGGGATGCCGGCAAGCCGGCCCACGGGGATGAGAGTTATGGCCAGCCTCGGGTCTATATCTCATCCGACAGCGAATGTGACCCGAAAGACCTCGATTTCGACGGCCGTGAAGTGCGAGGATACTATCTGGAAGGGAACACGGTGGACTGGCGCAAGCCGCAGTCTCAAGAAGCTCGTTATCATGCCGCCCAGATGCGCAAGCAGTATTCCACCTACCAGGCCCAGGTCGAAAGTGATTCAGACGATGATAACGAACGGGGACGGAACAGCCGCCGAAACAATAAGAGAGCCACTGGCTCCAGTGACGAGAACGAACAGAGATCTGCTGAACCGCCCCGACCCTCGCTCAGCATCCCCGTGAACGGCGGTGGTCGCGTCCACTCCAGCAGCATGCCATCCAGATATTCTCCCACATCGACGACCAGACAACCAGCTCCATACTCAAGCAACAGCTTCTTACAACCCACCATGGCTCCCCAGCAGCCGCCTCCCCAGAACGCCCCAggacctcctcctccccagcaACCCTACAGACATTACTCGAACCAAGACTACTCCAGCACCCCACGCTCCATCCCCATAACCCAGCCCAACCAATTCAATCAACAACCACCCCTGGCCGCAATGCCTAATTCCTCACCACGAGGCACACCCCCGGGACCAGGCGAGCCCTGGGGCCGGCAGCCTGTCTACAATAGCAACAACCTCCATATACCCCGCCACTACGCCTCCGCATACCCGCTCTCAACATCATCCCCCGAGTCAGGCTGGGCAGGCCCCCCTCGTCCACCGCAGCAGTCTCCCTCGTATTCCCACCGTCGACCCACGCGCGACGATGGCAAAGAGGCCAAAGAGCGAGATCGCGAGCGGCACAAGAATCTAACGCGCAATGCTACGAGGGGGTTGGCCGGTGTCGGTGCGATAGCGGGCTTTATGGATGCGCTGGAAGCGTTCAATATTCTGTGA